In one Fimbriimonadaceae bacterium genomic region, the following are encoded:
- a CDS encoding glycosyltransferase family 2 protein encodes MSEEEGSAATPAEAPAVSVVIPCYNQGRYLRDAVESVLCQTYPHVEAIVVNDGSTDETAVVAAAFGDRIRVVTQENAGLAAARNAGIRASSAPYVMVLDADDTIDPDCVEQRVRFFLEDPSVGIVAGGFRLVDEHLNPYPDDQQRWRTPKVGSPSLYIREAWSPTCGLLLSRRALEVCGMFDPFLRACEDWDMQMRVTRRFRHVYEPAMRANYRQLPGSMSRDHLVMVDSLLQVLRKNRAYASNDFRYRIDAFAGWFNQVAGSVFGNILKETRGVGKARAFGRLLVKRPCVAPLFVVWAVRYVWNRVLWVFGTGPLRVREVRHG; translated from the coding sequence ATGAGCGAAGAAGAGGGATCGGCGGCAACGCCCGCAGAGGCCCCCGCGGTCTCGGTCGTTATACCTTGCTACAACCAGGGTCGCTATCTGCGCGACGCCGTGGAGAGCGTGCTTTGCCAGACCTACCCCCACGTCGAAGCCATCGTGGTGAACGATGGCTCGACCGACGAAACGGCGGTTGTGGCAGCCGCGTTTGGCGACCGCATCCGCGTCGTCACCCAAGAAAACGCCGGCCTGGCGGCGGCCCGCAACGCCGGCATTCGCGCCTCCTCCGCTCCCTACGTAATGGTGCTGGACGCCGACGACACGATCGATCCCGATTGCGTGGAGCAACGGGTGCGCTTCTTCCTCGAGGACCCGTCGGTGGGCATCGTTGCTGGGGGGTTCCGCCTCGTGGACGAGCACCTGAACCCCTACCCGGACGATCAGCAGCGCTGGCGGACCCCGAAGGTGGGTTCGCCCTCCCTCTACATCCGCGAAGCGTGGTCGCCCACCTGCGGCCTTCTGCTCTCCCGCCGCGCCTTGGAGGTGTGCGGCATGTTCGATCCGTTCCTGCGCGCGTGCGAGGATTGGGACATGCAGATGCGGGTCACCCGGCGGTTTCGACACGTGTACGAGCCCGCGATGCGTGCGAACTACCGTCAACTTCCCGGGTCGATGTCGCGCGACCATCTCGTCATGGTCGATTCGCTGCTGCAGGTCTTGCGGAAGAACCGCGCCTACGCTTCGAACGACTTCCGGTACCGGATCGATGCGTTTGCGGGGTGGTTCAACCAGGTGGCGGGCAGCGTGTTCGGCAACATCCTGAAGGAGACGCGCGGGGTTGGAAAGGCGCGGGCGTTCGGACGCCTGCTTGTGAAGCGCCCTTGCGTTGCGCCCTTGTTCGTCGTCTGGGCGGTCCGTTACGTCTGGAATCGCGTCTTGTGGGTTTTCGGGACGGGACCCCTCCGGGTTCGGGAGGTTCGGCATGGCTGA
- a CDS encoding oligosaccharide flippase family protein, with the protein MNRSEAASGLAWNTLLALAAKVVLPIVGILIARFVGPTEMGIFAIIAAVAAVVDIFRDAGLAQSFISERDPTEQRDRAYASLALVTGVALAAITFLARGFLAHVLRQPELTWGLSMISATFVVSGLSTIPFAKLQREARFKAASLLEIATLVVSYGVAAVLAFSGYGYKALVVQMLTRVALLTCAAYVLAPVGFGALRKEFVLPIWRRSMTILVGSFVSSVYTILDNLLIARLFGSKATGYYAIAFNVAMKPVELISWPLSRTMFVAFSRAQTDHERLRHVFYKSITAAAFLTLPLYAFMLTHGREIILALYGTKYEPSGPLLSVLAIYLGTRSIGTQCGGLLVAIGRTSLGNATWIFAYAIGGGGIALTWGSLTLESTVMWLTAGASTAYVLGTIFAMRCVPPDAKNRANLYRVAAITLALAGFCVATHWVPMSELARVVGTGLLLPVVGLVLAGALYEGSPFGCLTRAGIKRVWEKL; encoded by the coding sequence GTGAACCGGAGCGAGGCGGCGTCCGGACTCGCTTGGAACACGTTGTTGGCGCTTGCCGCCAAGGTGGTCCTGCCGATCGTCGGCATCCTGATCGCCCGTTTCGTCGGCCCGACGGAGATGGGGATCTTCGCGATCATCGCCGCGGTGGCGGCGGTGGTGGATATCTTCCGCGATGCGGGTTTGGCTCAGAGTTTCATCTCCGAGCGGGATCCCACGGAACAGCGCGACCGCGCCTATGCGAGCCTTGCGCTGGTCACCGGGGTCGCCCTGGCCGCGATCACGTTTTTGGCTCGCGGCTTCCTCGCCCACGTGCTGCGCCAGCCGGAGTTGACGTGGGGTCTATCGATGATCAGCGCGACGTTCGTCGTGAGCGGCCTCAGCACCATTCCGTTCGCCAAACTCCAGCGCGAGGCGCGGTTCAAGGCGGCGAGCTTGCTTGAGATCGCCACCTTGGTGGTCTCCTACGGCGTGGCGGCCGTCCTCGCGTTTTCCGGCTACGGCTACAAAGCTCTGGTGGTGCAGATGCTCACGCGCGTCGCCCTGCTCACGTGCGCGGCCTACGTGCTGGCGCCGGTGGGCTTCGGCGCGTTGCGCAAGGAGTTCGTGTTGCCGATCTGGCGGCGCTCCATGACGATCCTCGTGGGCAGCTTCGTCTCCAGCGTTTACACGATCCTCGACAACTTGCTGATCGCGCGGCTCTTTGGCTCCAAGGCGACCGGCTACTATGCGATCGCGTTCAACGTGGCGATGAAGCCGGTCGAGTTGATCAGTTGGCCGCTGTCCCGCACGATGTTCGTCGCCTTCTCGCGCGCGCAGACCGACCACGAACGTCTGCGCCACGTGTTCTACAAATCCATCACCGCCGCAGCGTTTCTCACGCTTCCCCTCTACGCGTTCATGCTCACCCACGGGCGGGAGATCATCCTCGCGCTGTACGGGACGAAGTACGAGCCGAGCGGCCCGTTGCTGTCGGTGCTGGCGATCTACCTCGGCACGCGCTCGATCGGGACCCAGTGTGGGGGCCTGCTCGTCGCGATCGGCCGGACGAGTCTGGGCAACGCCACCTGGATCTTCGCGTATGCCATCGGGGGTGGGGGGATTGCCTTGACCTGGGGCTCGCTCACGCTCGAGAGCACGGTGATGTGGCTCACCGCCGGCGCCTCGACGGCGTACGTGCTCGGCACGATCTTCGCGATGCGTTGCGTGCCGCCGGACGCGAAGAACCGGGCGAACCTCTACCGGGTCGCGGCCATCACCTTGGCCCTGGCGGGTTTCTGCGTTGCGACGCACTGGGTTCCAATGAGCGAGTTGGCCCGGGTCGTTGGCACGGGCCTCTTGTTGCCGGTCGTGGGCTTGGTGCTTGCGGGTGCGCTGTACGAGGGCTCGCCCTTCGGCTGCCTCACCCGAGCGGGAATCAAGCGTGTTTGGGAGAAGCTTTAG
- a CDS encoding O-antigen ligase family protein, protein MSLVAPARHSGIQKLADRTVLRHKGAILAHLIGFAVFFAIFGQLLLKTGAGAEIFARLRDEWFTSPTDIPIRFVAVWLFLDRFGRVGRYRLTAWDALYGMLLVAYGLSFIFADLAMMRLSGGAVFVDWIAVFSTPLLFFIVVQEASLRKGYRPDILLGWLVGTAALAGALGLVQALDIAGMRERSAIFFNWAYNDRMLQGPSEVYQGRGPFQHANGLAVMMVFSFALVPACFRFPKLKPLAIPLLLLLGAATFGTYSRIGIVSAAAVFGSVIVFLLLKKRTIQAAAALCGAILLGFAFVASIYVFDIQRFKIFIEGEGTVARAKADEIGGWYLRQDANKAAIDKALDYPMSGVGATGAGINRLDMITSNSYSYRALTTNSYTFAWVSYGIAGLLFVMGQVIVLGYVGLSKRIHAAYALSFTMLAAAIAVAAAAENSSFSTSLMSFANVFIAMFALPALRKQDIRQKLPVPAAPLEA, encoded by the coding sequence GTGAGTTTGGTCGCTCCGGCGCGGCATTCGGGCATCCAGAAGCTGGCGGACCGGACGGTTCTTCGGCACAAGGGCGCTATTCTCGCGCACCTGATCGGCTTCGCCGTCTTCTTTGCGATCTTCGGTCAGTTGCTCTTAAAGACGGGCGCGGGGGCAGAGATCTTTGCTCGCTTGCGGGACGAGTGGTTTACCTCACCGACTGATATACCCATCCGTTTCGTGGCGGTTTGGTTGTTTTTGGACCGATTTGGGCGAGTGGGGCGCTATCGACTGACGGCGTGGGACGCTCTCTATGGGATGCTCCTCGTCGCCTATGGTCTCTCATTCATCTTTGCGGACCTTGCGATGATGCGGTTGTCGGGAGGAGCGGTCTTTGTCGACTGGATTGCCGTCTTCTCGACGCCCCTCCTCTTCTTCATCGTGGTGCAGGAAGCATCGTTGCGCAAAGGGTACCGGCCGGACATTCTGTTGGGTTGGTTGGTTGGAACGGCAGCCTTGGCAGGCGCGCTAGGTCTTGTGCAGGCACTCGATATCGCCGGCATGCGGGAAAGATCCGCGATCTTCTTCAATTGGGCGTACAACGACCGGATGTTGCAGGGCCCGTCCGAGGTCTACCAGGGGCGCGGCCCCTTCCAACATGCCAACGGTCTCGCGGTCATGATGGTGTTCAGTTTCGCGCTGGTGCCCGCCTGCTTCCGGTTTCCGAAGCTCAAGCCCTTGGCGATCCCCCTTCTGCTGCTGTTAGGCGCGGCGACCTTTGGTACCTACTCACGCATTGGCATCGTGAGTGCGGCCGCTGTGTTCGGTTCGGTTATTGTCTTCCTTTTGCTCAAGAAGCGTACGATCCAGGCAGCCGCCGCTCTTTGTGGAGCGATCCTGCTGGGCTTTGCCTTCGTTGCCTCGATCTACGTCTTCGATATCCAGCGGTTCAAGATCTTCATCGAAGGGGAAGGGACCGTAGCGAGGGCCAAGGCGGATGAGATTGGTGGCTGGTACCTCCGTCAGGACGCCAACAAGGCGGCCATCGACAAGGCATTGGACTACCCCATGTCAGGGGTGGGCGCCACCGGTGCGGGCATCAACCGGTTGGACATGATCACCAGCAACTCTTACAGCTATCGTGCGCTGACCACCAACTCTTACACCTTCGCCTGGGTCTCCTACGGAATTGCGGGTCTTCTGTTTGTGATGGGGCAGGTGATCGTCCTGGGGTACGTGGGGCTGTCGAAGCGCATCCATGCCGCCTACGCGCTCTCATTCACGATGCTTGCGGCCGCCATCGCGGTTGCGGCCGCTGCCGAGAACAGCAGTTTCAGCACGTCGCTGATGTCCTTTGCCAACGTCTTCATCGCGATGTTCGCGCTGCCCGCGCTGCGGAAGCAGGACATCCGGCAGAAGCTGCCCGTGCCTGCGGCGCCCCTGGAAGCCTAA
- a CDS encoding exosortase-associated EpsI family protein, with protein MERLKKRTYVLAGLLIIAGLAIQLTPRISLAAGKTEDQLEKLAPMQVDDYKMIPGQDDPGQSYKMNQMTYDELKPFGIVSRVFQNGTRSFDVVLIASNRKESFHDPRLCFTSQGYTLLEEVQKDVETSRGPIPITFAKMKSLQGEPMITAFFYRGNNGYYATAQRFAFDNLLRQLKGSIDLEGVFYRFIPTYGGATEDELVEFIKQYLEAAGKTSNGYF; from the coding sequence ATGGAAAGACTGAAGAAGAGAACGTACGTGTTGGCCGGCCTGCTCATCATCGCGGGCCTGGCGATCCAGCTCACCCCCCGCATTTCGCTCGCGGCGGGGAAGACCGAGGACCAGCTCGAGAAGTTGGCTCCGATGCAGGTGGACGACTACAAGATGATTCCGGGCCAGGACGACCCGGGGCAGTCCTACAAGATGAACCAGATGACGTACGACGAGCTGAAGCCGTTCGGCATCGTGTCGCGCGTGTTCCAGAACGGGACTCGCTCGTTCGACGTCGTGCTGATCGCGAGCAACCGGAAGGAGAGCTTCCACGATCCGCGCCTCTGCTTCACGTCCCAGGGCTACACGCTGCTGGAAGAGGTGCAGAAGGACGTCGAGACCTCGCGGGGCCCGATTCCGATCACGTTCGCGAAGATGAAATCGCTGCAGGGCGAACCCATGATCACGGCGTTTTTCTATCGGGGCAACAATGGGTATTACGCGACCGCGCAGCGCTTCGCCTTCGACAACCTCCTCCGCCAGCTCAAGGGCTCGATCGACTTGGAGGGGGTGTTCTACCGGTTCATTCCCACCTACGGCGGCGCGACCGAGGACGAGCTTGTCGAGTTCATCAAGCAGTATTTGGAGGCGGCCGGGAAGACCAGCAACGGCTATTTCTAG
- a CDS encoding exosortase/archaeosortase family protein, whose protein sequence is MIDTEDKKEAAAETPEPIKGGGFDLGAIVRSPAFLPGLLLAVGIALVFGSLWPQLLPLWTGDDGYYSHGFLVPLISVYVVYRWWPRLQKIPVRPFLPAGVLLLALLWFARVTHVTQIYSLMSITLMFTLIASVWLLAGGRWAANLSLPILYLGFAMPLWSTFIQTYTNPLQVVSTKAAFKMLAAFQLDPYLGDATTIYLPHFTLDVGVPCSGLKLVLALSAFTILFMLIANLKWWGNMAMVAILLPLTVFVNGLRIALIGVVGNAYGPQAGHDFHDYSGYITLLVCFFLLFKFARLLGWKD, encoded by the coding sequence ATGATCGACACCGAAGACAAGAAAGAGGCGGCTGCCGAGACTCCGGAGCCGATCAAGGGCGGGGGATTCGACCTAGGCGCCATCGTTCGATCGCCGGCATTCCTACCAGGTTTGCTGTTGGCGGTCGGCATCGCGTTGGTATTCGGTTCGCTGTGGCCCCAACTGCTGCCTTTGTGGACCGGCGACGACGGCTACTACTCGCACGGATTTCTCGTACCGCTGATCTCGGTCTACGTGGTCTACCGCTGGTGGCCGCGTTTGCAGAAGATCCCGGTACGGCCCTTCCTGCCGGCGGGCGTGTTGCTGTTGGCCCTCCTTTGGTTTGCCCGGGTCACGCACGTCACGCAGATCTACTCGCTCATGTCGATCACGCTCATGTTCACGCTGATCGCCTCGGTGTGGCTGCTGGCGGGCGGGCGCTGGGCCGCCAACCTTTCGTTGCCGATCCTGTACTTGGGTTTCGCGATGCCCCTCTGGTCGACGTTCATCCAGACGTACACCAACCCGCTGCAGGTCGTCTCGACGAAGGCGGCGTTCAAGATGCTCGCAGCCTTTCAGCTCGACCCCTATCTGGGCGATGCGACCACGATCTACCTTCCGCACTTCACGCTCGACGTCGGGGTGCCTTGCAGCGGCTTGAAGCTCGTGCTCGCCCTGAGCGCGTTCACGATCCTTTTCATGTTGATCGCCAACCTGAAGTGGTGGGGCAACATGGCCATGGTGGCGATCCTGCTTCCCCTGACCGTGTTCGTCAACGGGCTCCGCATCGCGCTGATCGGGGTGGTGGGGAACGCCTACGGGCCTCAAGCGGGACATGATTTCCACGATTACAGCGGGTACATCACGTTGCTGGTGTGTTTCTTCCTGCTCTTCAAATTTGCGAGGCTACTTGGATGGAAAGACTGA
- a CDS encoding glycosyltransferase family 4 protein has product MRIGISGMWLSSAMGAKNSGLSRYAAALLDAMLPLAPEDAFDLFTPDDFEAPEPWLRHRGFAHHPVRIRSLPARVFWEHVTAGRLARSIRADWWFSAAQAIPFSGAVPRAVMIHDMIPLLFPEFHPRRTVLYYRWALRHSCRNARVVFANSEATKNDLVQHLGADPAKIVVTPLGPGNRVEPVTPESVAYEQLAALGVRRESYVLTLCNLDYRKNLARLVEAFAMLRDDTLGLVVVGANRGDQHAPLLKRIEELGLADRVDLLGYVPDGSLPALFAKARLFAFPSLYEGFGLPVLEAMALGAPVVCSATSSLPEVGGEAVRTFDPTDTASMAAAMETVLEDEALRGRMVRDGLERARVFTWKRTAETTLEAFSCRL; this is encoded by the coding sequence GTGAGGATCGGGATCAGCGGCATGTGGTTGAGTTCGGCGATGGGGGCGAAGAACTCCGGGCTCTCGCGCTATGCGGCCGCGCTCCTGGACGCGATGCTCCCCCTCGCCCCCGAGGATGCGTTCGACTTGTTCACGCCGGACGATTTCGAGGCGCCCGAACCGTGGCTTCGACACCGGGGCTTCGCTCACCATCCCGTTCGCATTCGTTCGTTGCCCGCCCGCGTGTTCTGGGAACATGTGACGGCGGGCCGCCTGGCGCGCTCGATACGGGCCGACTGGTGGTTCAGCGCGGCTCAGGCCATCCCCTTCTCGGGAGCGGTGCCCCGTGCCGTGATGATCCACGACATGATCCCGTTGCTGTTCCCGGAGTTCCACCCGAGGCGAACGGTGCTTTATTATCGCTGGGCTCTCCGGCACTCGTGCCGAAACGCAAGAGTCGTGTTCGCGAACAGCGAGGCGACCAAGAACGATTTGGTGCAGCATTTAGGCGCCGATCCTGCCAAGATCGTCGTCACACCCTTGGGGCCCGGCAATCGTGTGGAACCCGTCACCCCCGAAAGCGTGGCGTACGAGCAACTGGCCGCGCTGGGGGTGCGGCGCGAGTCCTACGTGCTCACCCTGTGCAATCTCGACTACCGAAAGAACCTGGCTCGCTTGGTCGAGGCTTTCGCCATGCTGCGGGACGACACGTTGGGGCTGGTGGTCGTCGGGGCGAATCGGGGAGACCAGCACGCGCCGCTGTTGAAGCGGATCGAGGAGCTGGGGTTGGCCGATCGGGTGGATCTGCTCGGGTACGTGCCGGATGGATCGTTGCCCGCTCTCTTCGCGAAGGCGCGCCTCTTCGCCTTTCCGAGCCTGTACGAGGGGTTTGGACTGCCGGTGCTCGAAGCGATGGCGTTGGGGGCCCCCGTGGTGTGCAGCGCGACAAGCTCTTTGCCGGAAGTCGGGGGCGAGGCGGTGCGGACGTTCGACCCGACCGACACGGCCTCGATGGCGGCGGCCATGGAGACGGTCTTGGAGGACGAAGCCCTTCGCGGGCGGATGGTGCGCGACGGTTTGGAACGCGCCCGCGTATTTACGTGGAAACGTACTGCGGAAACGACGCTCGAGGCGTTTTCGTGTAGGTTGTAA
- a CDS encoding glycosyltransferase, translating into MDLHVVIVSDDARASGGASAVALASAKALAARDVRVTLFAGRGPVDDEARAALHKVVCLERGASNREQGGLVRGLWDRESAAALERCLEACGPRPIVHFHSFADVLTGSVTAVPHPPGSRAVFTLHEYGLACPYGGFYNYRTQAPCGRRGLSVKCWATACSTAPYPRKVWRAVRLSLQKARGGAPRADAAYLCVSEFSRDLLRPYLPERARVELLPNPIEVEDRGPAQVAKSEEFVYLGRLTEEKGAEVFAAAAERAGVRAKFVGDGEERARLAAAYPSCEFAGWLPADGAQRALRGARALVFPSRLFETLGMAVLEAAAMGVPAIVSDAAAASGSIEPGVNGLVFRSGDTRALADALLAMTPEAAAPMGAEAHRRFWADPPTMERHVDGLLKVYKELLEA; encoded by the coding sequence ATGGATCTGCACGTCGTGATCGTGAGCGACGATGCCCGCGCTTCCGGGGGCGCGTCGGCGGTGGCGCTCGCGTCGGCCAAAGCACTGGCCGCCCGCGACGTGCGCGTGACCCTGTTTGCGGGCAGAGGCCCCGTCGACGACGAGGCGCGAGCCGCCCTACACAAGGTGGTTTGCCTGGAACGAGGGGCGTCGAACCGCGAGCAAGGCGGCCTGGTCAGGGGACTCTGGGACCGCGAGTCCGCGGCCGCGCTGGAGCGCTGTCTCGAGGCGTGCGGTCCCCGCCCGATCGTGCATTTCCACTCTTTCGCCGACGTCCTGACCGGAAGCGTCACGGCCGTGCCCCATCCGCCGGGATCGAGGGCGGTGTTCACCCTTCACGAGTACGGGTTGGCGTGTCCCTACGGCGGTTTCTACAACTACCGAACCCAGGCGCCCTGCGGCCGGCGGGGGCTCTCCGTCAAGTGCTGGGCCACGGCGTGTTCCACGGCGCCTTATCCCCGCAAGGTTTGGCGCGCGGTTCGGCTCAGCCTGCAGAAGGCGCGCGGCGGGGCGCCCCGGGCGGACGCGGCCTACCTATGCGTCTCGGAGTTCAGCCGCGACCTTCTTCGTCCCTACCTTCCCGAGCGGGCCCGCGTCGAGCTGTTGCCCAATCCGATCGAGGTCGAGGATCGCGGTCCGGCGCAAGTCGCCAAGTCCGAGGAGTTCGTCTATCTCGGACGCCTCACCGAAGAGAAGGGCGCGGAGGTGTTCGCGGCCGCGGCCGAGCGGGCGGGCGTTCGAGCGAAGTTCGTGGGGGACGGAGAGGAGAGGGCGCGACTGGCGGCCGCCTACCCCTCTTGCGAGTTCGCCGGGTGGCTTCCCGCCGACGGGGCGCAGCGCGCGCTGCGCGGGGCCCGGGCGCTCGTCTTTCCGTCGCGGCTCTTCGAGACGTTGGGGATGGCCGTTCTCGAAGCCGCCGCGATGGGGGTGCCCGCGATCGTTTCCGATGCGGCGGCGGCGTCGGGTTCGATTGAACCGGGTGTGAACGGGCTGGTGTTCCGCTCGGGAGACACTCGCGCTCTGGCCGACGCGCTGCTTGCGATGACTCCCGAAGCGGCTGCCCCCATGGGAGCAGAAGCCCACCGCCGCTTCTGGGCGGATCCTCCGACCATGGAGCGGCACGTCGACGGTCTTCTCAAGGTCTACAAGGAGCTGCTCGAAGCGTGA
- a CDS encoding glycosyltransferase has translation MVAPRNVVILSDFAHVAGGAEKVALVSARALARRGHEVVLFSAIGPIAEELKGVPGLTVHCLEQQPFFKSSGRLRAAAKVFWNAEARAALGAVLETLDPAQSLVHAHSYLKLLSSSTLDLALKRGFRCALTLHDYGIACPQQNFYDHSSGTICHRKPLGWACTTTQCTPRSYPVKAGLLLRGWIQQRLARLPARLDAYLSVSEFSHDVLRPYLPASTPVIPVRNPVELERGERVAAEANARFTFVGRLTTEKSPELLAKAATLAGASALFVGDGEQRAAIETACPGAEITGWIPSEDVAGHTRSARAVCVTSKWYEAAPLVVFDALSQGIPLVVSDACAAQEFVEEGVTGLLFRSGDAEHLADRLRTLQDDSLVERMSRAAYDRFWADPPTVDAHIDELLAAYAQIMARAK, from the coding sequence ATGGTCGCTCCACGCAACGTGGTGATCCTGTCGGACTTCGCCCACGTCGCCGGAGGGGCCGAAAAGGTCGCGCTCGTCTCAGCCCGGGCACTGGCCCGACGGGGTCACGAGGTCGTCCTTTTCTCCGCGATCGGACCCATCGCCGAAGAGCTGAAAGGTGTTCCCGGATTGACGGTGCACTGTCTGGAGCAGCAGCCGTTTTTCAAGAGCTCGGGGCGGCTTCGAGCGGCGGCAAAGGTCTTCTGGAACGCCGAGGCTCGGGCCGCGCTCGGCGCCGTTCTCGAAACCCTGGATCCCGCCCAATCCCTCGTCCACGCGCACAGCTACCTGAAGCTCCTGAGTTCGTCCACGCTCGACCTCGCGCTGAAACGCGGGTTTCGGTGCGCCCTGACACTCCACGACTATGGGATCGCGTGTCCCCAACAGAACTTTTACGACCACTCATCGGGAACCATCTGCCATCGCAAACCGCTGGGATGGGCGTGTACGACGACCCAGTGCACGCCGCGCTCGTATCCGGTGAAGGCGGGCCTTCTGCTCCGCGGCTGGATCCAGCAGCGGTTGGCGCGGCTCCCCGCAAGACTCGACGCCTACCTCTCGGTGTCGGAGTTCAGCCACGACGTACTGCGCCCCTACCTCCCTGCCTCCACGCCGGTGATCCCCGTGCGCAACCCAGTGGAGCTGGAGCGGGGCGAGCGTGTGGCCGCCGAAGCGAACGCGCGTTTCACCTTCGTGGGACGCCTCACGACCGAGAAGTCGCCGGAGCTGCTGGCCAAGGCCGCGACCTTGGCCGGCGCCTCGGCGCTCTTCGTGGGCGACGGAGAACAGAGGGCTGCGATCGAAACGGCATGCCCGGGCGCCGAGATCACCGGGTGGATCCCCTCCGAAGACGTCGCGGGGCACACGCGCTCGGCGAGGGCGGTGTGCGTGACGTCGAAGTGGTACGAGGCGGCCCCCCTCGTCGTGTTCGACGCCCTCTCGCAGGGGATTCCGCTCGTGGTCTCCGACGCGTGCGCGGCGCAGGAGTTCGTCGAGGAAGGGGTCACCGGCCTGCTCTTCAGGAGCGGGGACGCGGAGCACTTGGCCGACCGCCTTCGAACCCTGCAGGACGATAGCCTCGTGGAGCGCATGAGCCGCGCCGCCTACGACCGGTTCTGGGCCGATCCGCCGACCGTGGACGCGCACATCGACGAGCTGCTCGCGGCGTACGCGCAGATCATGGCCCGCGCAAAATGA
- a CDS encoding protein kinase: MSSTPPQTLGKYQIIREIARSNDIVYEAYDPLMNRRVALKELAMPGGSTNPQREERVKRFLREARAAGSLTHPNIMTVFEVGEENGRYFIAMEYLDGHTLRNELDTHGFLPVDRAVEIARDVLDGLVYMHQSGVIHRDIKPENIQLLSDGRVKLTDFGIARLTFEPNLTMDGQVFGTPSYMSPEQVVGREIDARSDLFSLGVVLYEMIAGQKPFPGDSVVAITYAITNKQPEAPAQAPYALWQVIERALDKSPAMRPGSAKAMLDSLDEAMRSLQSGQMGMAPTVMPNPTYPPQGNPYPMFQTPSGMPVPPPLPQGYNPYAPPSQGQTTVHGQIPVYYPPPPRRPLFKPETKAFFARLVATLSILGTLFALIVVGINAISTVLDRQRQQEQDRSIRGQLRNVDPSLPLDQQIRAREDRIQSLQSPVAVQDENKALAVLYEQQGKKELDARDLTAALASFQRASELDPENPLFYDDMGALYAQAAQTLPTADQRMESWQSAAQEWMTAHRLDAGPRKPMFGERAATALYNAAAALAPTDSMQARNLLYDARRYAPTGSEVAAAVEQLLQRLSG, encoded by the coding sequence ATGAGCAGCACGCCTCCCCAAACCCTGGGCAAGTACCAGATCATCCGCGAAATCGCGCGTTCGAACGACATCGTTTACGAAGCGTACGATCCGCTGATGAACCGTCGTGTTGCCCTCAAGGAGCTGGCGATGCCGGGCGGCAGCACCAACCCTCAGCGCGAGGAACGGGTGAAGCGTTTTCTTCGAGAGGCGCGCGCGGCCGGTTCGCTCACGCACCCCAACATCATGACGGTGTTCGAGGTGGGCGAGGAGAACGGCCGCTACTTCATCGCGATGGAGTACCTCGACGGGCACACGCTCCGCAACGAACTCGATACCCACGGGTTCCTGCCCGTGGACCGTGCCGTGGAGATCGCGCGCGACGTGCTCGACGGGCTCGTCTACATGCACCAGTCCGGCGTCATTCACCGGGACATCAAGCCCGAGAACATCCAACTGCTGTCCGACGGACGGGTGAAGCTGACCGACTTCGGCATCGCGCGCCTGACGTTCGAGCCGAACCTCACGATGGACGGCCAGGTCTTCGGCACGCCGAGCTACATGTCGCCCGAACAGGTGGTCGGCCGCGAGATCGACGCGCGCAGCGACCTGTTCAGCCTCGGGGTCGTGCTGTACGAGATGATCGCCGGCCAGAAGCCGTTCCCCGGGGACTCCGTCGTCGCCATCACCTACGCGATCACGAACAAGCAGCCGGAGGCGCCCGCGCAGGCGCCTTACGCCTTGTGGCAGGTGATCGAACGCGCCCTCGATAAGAGCCCCGCGATGCGGCCCGGCTCGGCCAAGGCGATGCTGGACTCTCTCGACGAGGCCATGCGCTCGCTGCAGAGCGGACAAATGGGGATGGCCCCCACGGTCATGCCGAACCCGACCTATCCGCCCCAAGGCAACCCCTACCCGATGTTCCAAACGCCGTCCGGCATGCCGGTGCCTCCTCCGTTGCCGCAGGGCTACAACCCTTACGCTCCTCCATCCCAGGGGCAGACCACCGTCCACGGCCAGATCCCGGTGTACTACCCGCCGCCCCCGCGCCGGCCGCTGTTCAAACCCGAAACGAAGGCGTTCTTCGCACGGTTGGTGGCGACCCTCTCGATTCTCGGAACCCTGTTCGCTTTGATCGTCGTGGGCATCAACGCGATCAGCACCGTCCTCGATCGCCAACGGCAGCAGGAGCAGGACCGATCCATCCGCGGTCAGCTCCGCAACGTCGACCCCTCCCTACCCTTGGACCAGCAGATCCGGGCCCGCGAGGATCGTATCCAAAGCCTTCAAAGCCCCGTTGCGGTCCAGGACGAAAACAAGGCTTTGGCGGTCCTCTACGAGCAGCAGGGCAAGAAGGAGTTGGACGCGCGGGACCTCACTGCGGCACTCGCCTCGTTCCAGCGGGCGAGCGAGCTGGACCCCGAGAACCCGCTCTTCTACGACGACATGGGCGCGCTCTACGCCCAGGCCGCGCAGACCCTGCCCACGGCCGACCAGCGGATGGAGAGCTGGCAGAGCGCCGCCCAGGAGTGGATGACCGCCCACCGCCTCGACGCGGGACCGCGCAAGCCTATGTTCGGCGAACGCGCGGCCACCGCCCTTTACAACGCGGCCGCGGCCCTCGCCCCCACGGACTCCATGCAGGCCCGCAACCTGCTCTACGATGCGCGCCGATACGCCCCCACGGGCTCCGAAGTGGCGGCGGCCGTCGAGCAGCTGCTGCAACGCCTGAGCGGCTGA